From one Triticum urartu cultivar G1812 chromosome 3, Tu2.1, whole genome shotgun sequence genomic stretch:
- the LOC125546862 gene encoding Werner Syndrome-like exonuclease produces MAITYHAPRQSGDQPVAPRHRSRVAVDVVMDDGTVIRTTVTSSACDVLLFLRELQELFCKEIHDHNRLNKVQEQQALEEVQEHQHCLVVGLDTEWHQISETGGKPRYQIAVLQLCVGDRCLVYQIFHADYIPAELAAFLANPDFCFVAVGVGGDVKRLHDDCNLEVAHTMDLPQVAAVVLGRPELRQAGLMTLAREVMDTLIEKPKKVTMSKWAAPHLSREQVRYACIDAFVSFDVGRRLLCEPRV; encoded by the coding sequence ATGGCAATCACGTACCATGCACCGCGTCAATCAGGCGATCAACCAGTGGCACCCCGTCATCGCTCAAGGGTAGCCGTGGACGTCGTCATGGACGACGGCACCGTGATCCGGACCACCGTTACGTCCTCCGCCTGTGATGTCTTGCTCTTTCTCCGGGAGCTCCAGGAACTCTTCTGCAAAGAGATCCATGACCACAATAGACTCAATAAGGTCCAAGAGCAGCAAGCCCTGGAGGAGGTCCAAGAGCACCAACATTGCCTCGTCGTCGGCCTCGATACGGAGTGGCACCAAATCTCCGAGACCGGCGGGAAGCCCCGGTACCAGATCGCCGTCCTCCAGCTCTGCGTCGGCGACCGCTGCCTTGTCTACCAGATTTTCCACGCCGACTACATCCCTGCCGAGCTCGCGGCCTTCCTGGCCAACCCCGACTTCTGCTTCGTCGCCGTCGGGGTGGGTGGCGACGTCAAGCGGCTGCACGACGACTGTAACCTTGAGGTGGCCCACACGATGGACCTGCCTCAGGTCGCGGCGGTTGTGCTCGGCCGGCCAGAGCTCCGGCAGGCAGGGCTCATGACCCTAGCGCGCGAGGTGATGGACACTCTCATCGAGAAGCCGAAGAAGGTTACAATGAGCAAGTGGGCCGCGCCGCACCTGTCAAGGGAGCAGGTCCGGTACGCCTGCATCGACGCCTTCGTGTCCTTCGACGTTGGCCGCCGGCTACTCTGCGAACCCCGTGTTTAA